Proteins from a single region of Geothrix sp. PMB-07:
- a CDS encoding IS481 family transposase: protein MVKRVLEEDWTVRDAAESIGISTRRAYRWLARFKTEGPAGLLDRSSQPHRLARSHELGLVVEAVGRRRRGQAAIRIASELGVPRSTVGFWLRKARISKASDLQPKEPDNRYEHAAPGDLLHLDTKKLANFHEVGHRATGIRHHKNRDAGYQVLHVCSDDHSRACYMEVLPDEKKETTASFLQRALLHFQARGVTARKLLTDNGSPYRSKAFKAMREAFGLTHSRTRPYRPRTNGKAERLIQTALREWAYGPTWQSSDERNQALGAWLHFYNHHRPHKALGGQPPVTRLVNLVGTDN from the coding sequence CAGGGCCTACCGATGGCTCGCTCGGTTCAAAACAGAGGGTCCGGCCGGACTCCTGGATCGCTCCAGCCAGCCGCATCGCCTGGCGCGAAGCCACGAGCTTGGCCTCGTCGTCGAGGCCGTAGGTCGAAGGCGGCGGGGCCAGGCGGCGATCCGGATTGCCTCGGAACTGGGCGTGCCCCGTTCCACCGTGGGCTTCTGGCTCCGCAAGGCGCGCATCTCCAAGGCTTCGGACCTCCAGCCCAAGGAACCCGACAACCGCTACGAACACGCGGCCCCCGGCGACCTCCTCCACCTGGACACCAAGAAGCTCGCCAACTTCCACGAAGTGGGCCACCGCGCCACAGGCATCCGCCACCACAAGAACCGCGATGCGGGCTACCAGGTGCTCCATGTCTGCTCGGACGACCACTCGCGGGCCTGCTACATGGAAGTGCTCCCGGACGAGAAGAAGGAGACCACTGCCTCATTCCTCCAGAGGGCGCTGTTGCACTTCCAGGCCCGGGGCGTCACCGCCCGCAAGCTGCTGACCGACAACGGCTCGCCCTACCGGTCCAAGGCGTTCAAGGCCATGCGCGAAGCCTTCGGCCTCACGCACAGCCGCACCCGCCCCTACCGCCCACGGACCAACGGCAAGGCCGAGCGCCTCATCCAGACGGCCCTGCGAGAGTGGGCCTACGGTCCCACCTGGCAGAGCTCAGACGAAAGAAACCAGGCGCTCGGCGCCTGGCTCCACTTCTACAATCACCACAGGCCCCACAAGGCCTTAGGTGGTCAGCCCCCGGTTACCCGGCTGGTCAACCTCGTTGGCACCGACAACTAG